The following proteins are encoded in a genomic region of Haloarcula marina:
- a CDS encoding DUF7139 domain-containing protein has protein sequence MTSLTDVYEGEVGRVASRRQQLAGSALFLGGVGGLVAAIALATTDLGSSVGMGAYAARELAGITAGVGLPAVVLGVFAVLPASRRLRATALLGASVTLLGVAAFQHIYPYDWMTGAPLLALGTSVVYFGGVVTTFWCLFASLATFQTRKAPGGNARMEVTEEGTIKLVEEARSLPGMGGIGFFGTDPDGGVETQTNRRDEGRGTVSDGGDGSEVLREPSTGNGQAAGAETGTAQGQSSQTTPSGPTEYDLDPAIANAGPEAAQSTDGGTTTAPGGDPVPDPITQTAVRQGEPDNYCGNCRHFQYVMDDDDIEPYCTFHEELLDDMDACSAWVRNE, from the coding sequence ATGACCAGTTTGACGGACGTTTACGAGGGGGAGGTCGGCCGCGTCGCGTCGCGCCGCCAGCAACTCGCCGGGTCCGCCCTGTTCCTCGGCGGGGTCGGGGGCCTCGTCGCCGCCATCGCGCTCGCGACGACGGACCTCGGCAGTTCGGTCGGGATGGGGGCGTACGCGGCGCGGGAACTCGCGGGCATCACCGCTGGCGTCGGCCTGCCCGCCGTCGTCCTCGGCGTCTTCGCCGTCCTGCCCGCCAGCCGACGGCTTCGGGCGACGGCGCTCCTCGGCGCGAGCGTTACGCTGCTGGGCGTGGCCGCGTTCCAGCACATCTATCCGTACGACTGGATGACCGGGGCTCCGCTGCTCGCACTCGGAACGAGCGTCGTCTACTTCGGGGGCGTGGTGACGACGTTCTGGTGTCTGTTCGCCTCGCTGGCGACGTTTCAGACCCGCAAAGCCCCTGGGGGCAACGCCCGCATGGAAGTCACCGAGGAAGGGACCATCAAACTCGTCGAGGAAGCGCGCTCGCTCCCGGGAATGGGCGGTATCGGCTTCTTCGGGACCGACCCCGACGGCGGGGTGGAGACGCAGACGAACCGCCGCGACGAGGGACGGGGGACGGTCAGCGACGGCGGCGACGGCAGTGAAGTGCTTCGCGAACCGTCGACGGGCAACGGACAGGCGGCGGGAGCGGAGACCGGAACCGCTCAGGGCCAGTCGAGTCAGACGACCCCAAGCGGCCCGACGGAGTACGACCTCGACCCAGCCATCGCGAACGCTGGACCGGAGGCCGCGCAGTCCACCGACGGCGGGACGACGACTGCACCCGGCGGCGACCCAGTCCCCGACCCAATCACCCAGACGGCGGTCCGGCAAGGCGAACCCGACAACTACTGCGGCAACTGTCGACACTTCCAGTACGTGATGGACGACGACGACATCGAGCCGTACTGCACCTTCCACGAGGAACTGCTGGACGACATGGACGCCTGTTCCGCGTGGGTCAGAAACGAGTAG
- a CDS encoding methyltransferase domain-containing protein produces MALLFVHEDREYLLDPGERFESDLGILEVPEDVAPGDVVETHLGTTFTVRRLRGPDLFTHLERTGAPMMPRDVGLVVGKTGVAAGDRVLDAGTGTGILSAYMGRMGADVVTYEIDPEFADVARENMAIAGVTDSVEVRTGDVTDDLDTLSGFDVVTLDTADAPTVVERTPTLLRQGGSLAVYSPFVENTREAVAAAREVGLTGIETLDTIQREMDFDDRGSRPSTGGVGHTGYLTFARRP; encoded by the coding sequence GTGGCGCTGTTGTTCGTCCACGAGGACCGCGAGTACCTGCTGGACCCGGGCGAGCGCTTCGAGTCGGACCTCGGTATCCTCGAGGTTCCAGAGGACGTTGCACCCGGTGACGTCGTCGAGACGCATCTCGGAACGACGTTCACGGTTCGACGCCTTCGCGGCCCGGACCTGTTCACGCACCTCGAACGGACCGGCGCGCCGATGATGCCCCGCGACGTGGGCCTCGTCGTCGGCAAGACCGGCGTCGCCGCCGGTGACCGCGTCCTCGATGCGGGGACCGGGACGGGCATCCTCAGCGCGTACATGGGGCGGATGGGCGCGGACGTGGTGACCTACGAAATCGACCCCGAGTTCGCCGACGTGGCCCGCGAGAACATGGCTATCGCGGGCGTCACGGACAGCGTCGAGGTACGCACCGGCGACGTGACCGACGACCTCGACACGCTCTCGGGATTCGACGTGGTCACGCTGGACACCGCGGACGCGCCGACCGTCGTCGAACGGACGCCCACGCTGCTCCGACAGGGCGGGTCGCTCGCCGTGTACTCGCCGTTCGTCGAGAACACTCGTGAGGCCGTCGCGGCGGCCCGCGAGGTGGGGCTGACGGGCATCGAGACGCTCGACACAATCCAGCGCGAGATGGACTTCGACGACCGCGGCTCTCGGCCGTCGACGGGCGGCGTCGGCCACACCGGCTACCTCACGTTCGCGCGACGGCCCTGA
- a CDS encoding PUA domain-containing protein encodes MSDSEYRGLCRAAVYQFGRGADAALFPAPEAVEITHTSSGRPRQVHADDGRIATYGTDGRYRLGLAGGRRLAEAFDGSRHRVVVGDESEPFVREGRNAFAKFVQSADPELRPGDETLVVHEDGHLLAVGRAELPGGGMTDFETGMAVKVRQGADDA; translated from the coding sequence ATGAGCGACAGCGAGTATCGCGGCCTCTGTCGGGCCGCCGTCTACCAGTTCGGCCGCGGCGCGGACGCGGCACTCTTTCCCGCGCCCGAAGCCGTCGAGATAACCCACACCAGTTCCGGCCGTCCGCGACAGGTCCACGCCGACGACGGCCGTATCGCGACGTACGGGACCGACGGCCGCTATCGACTCGGCCTCGCCGGGGGCCGCCGCTTGGCCGAGGCGTTCGACGGGTCGCGCCACCGCGTCGTCGTCGGCGACGAGAGCGAACCGTTCGTCCGCGAGGGCCGCAACGCCTTCGCGAAGTTCGTCCAGTCTGCCGACCCCGAACTCCGGCCCGGCGACGAGACGCTGGTCGTCCACGAGGACGGGCACTTGCTCGCCGTCGGCCGGGCGGAACTCCCCGGCGGCGGCATGACCGACTTCGAGACGGGCATGGCCGTGAAAGTCCGGCAGGGCGCGGACGACGCCTGA
- a CDS encoding transcription factor S yields MEFCDDCGSMMKTEGDSWVCKSCGYEKLRNEEAEQEMAVTTQGQEESEVVDTSEVDAEDMGPTTGARCPECGNDRAYYEMKQIRAADESETRFFTCTECEHKWREDDH; encoded by the coding sequence ATGGAGTTTTGCGACGACTGCGGTTCGATGATGAAGACGGAGGGCGACTCGTGGGTCTGTAAGAGCTGTGGCTACGAGAAGCTTCGAAACGAGGAGGCCGAACAGGAGATGGCCGTCACGACGCAGGGCCAAGAGGAGTCCGAAGTGGTCGACACGTCCGAAGTCGACGCCGAGGACATGGGGCCGACGACGGGCGCGCGCTGTCCCGAATGTGGCAACGACCGCGCCTACTACGAGATGAAGCAGATTCGGGCCGCCGACGAGTCCGAGACGCGCTTTTTCACCTGCACCGAGTGCGAACACAAGTGGCGCGAGGACGACCACTGA
- a CDS encoding NYN domain-containing protein: MTVSHPGQRVAVLADAQNLYHTARSLYSRNIDYSALLDEAVDGRNLSRAIAYVIRADSPDEETFFEALVDIGFETRIKDIKTFQDGSKKADWDVGMSLDAVSLASHNDAIVLCTGDGDFARLCRFLRHEGCRVEAMGFEESSAEELKAATDGFRDLSADADRFLL; this comes from the coding sequence CGCAGAACCTCTATCATACGGCCCGGAGTCTCTACTCGCGCAACATCGACTATTCGGCACTGCTGGACGAGGCCGTCGACGGCCGGAATCTGAGTCGCGCCATCGCGTACGTCATCCGTGCGGATTCGCCCGACGAGGAGACGTTCTTCGAAGCACTCGTCGACATCGGTTTCGAGACGCGTATCAAGGACATCAAGACGTTTCAGGACGGGTCGAAGAAGGCCGACTGGGACGTGGGAATGAGTCTCGATGCGGTGTCGCTCGCCAGCCACAACGACGCCATCGTCCTCTGTACGGGCGACGGCGACTTCGCTCGCCTCTGCCGTTTCCTCCGACACGAAGGCTGTCGCGTCGAGGCGATGGGCTTCGAGGAGTCGTCGGCCGAGGAACTGAAAGCGGCGACCGACGGCTTCCGCGACCTGAGCGCGGACGCCGACCGATTCTTGCTGTAG
- a CDS encoding PadR family transcriptional regulator has product MSEAQSVTESPGIAKDLTAFQQNILVILAEEPRYGLAIKRELEEYYSDEVNHGRLYPNLDDLVEMGLVEKSELDKRTNQYSLTEDGKEAVLDQLGWEFSKFVTGDNRADELYDLVESHE; this is encoded by the coding sequence ATGTCAGAGGCACAATCCGTTACCGAAAGCCCAGGCATCGCGAAGGACCTCACGGCCTTCCAGCAGAACATCCTCGTCATCCTCGCAGAGGAACCCCGATACGGTCTCGCCATCAAGCGAGAACTCGAAGAATACTACAGCGACGAGGTGAACCACGGCCGACTGTACCCCAACCTCGACGATCTCGTCGAGATGGGCCTCGTCGAGAAGAGCGAACTCGACAAGCGGACCAACCAGTACTCGCTTACCGAAGACGGGAAGGAAGCGGTTCTCGACCAACTCGGCTGGGAATTCTCGAAGTTTGTCACCGGTGACAACCGCGCCGACGAACTGTACGACCTCGTCGAATCCCACGAGTAA
- a CDS encoding nascent polypeptide-associated complex protein, giving the protein MFGGGGGGMNPRKMKQMMEQMGINMDDIDAEEVIIRTPDEELVFTDAEVQLMEAQGQKTYQVVGEPESRERDATADADEADEADADAGDDSVVDADDVELVSMRTGVDEETAREALEANDGDLADAVDELE; this is encoded by the coding sequence ATGTTTGGCGGAGGCGGCGGGGGCATGAACCCTCGCAAGATGAAGCAGATGATGGAACAGATGGGCATCAACATGGACGACATCGATGCCGAGGAAGTAATCATCCGGACCCCCGACGAGGAACTCGTCTTCACCGACGCCGAGGTCCAACTGATGGAGGCCCAGGGCCAGAAGACGTATCAGGTCGTCGGCGAACCCGAATCGCGCGAGCGAGACGCGACGGCGGACGCCGACGAGGCCGACGAGGCTGACGCCGACGCGGGCGACGACAGCGTCGTCGACGCCGACGACGTGGAACTCGTCTCGATGCGCACCGGCGTCGACGAAGAGACGGCCCGCGAGGCGCTCGAAGCCAACGACGGCGACCTCGCGGACGCCGTCGACGAACTCGAGTAA
- a CDS encoding DUF7509 family protein, with protein MRARIKSALGEVAYGDFLVYLMGPYTSFDVDAMVPDGVDPADVSLPAASADEDDLDEMMATLRRVQGRLREDPGVNAFLAVDPDIPLSEMDAASQSIQFARASNATLFVVPGLGDKLGVGMEVGSVLEDLDGTDRQRVLFAHEETVASAMIRSIGQRWDARVVRYADEDELVDRLRQFVADLMNREVYGDLPRKTAQ; from the coding sequence ATGCGAGCCCGTATCAAGTCCGCGCTCGGCGAGGTGGCCTACGGCGACTTCCTCGTCTACCTGATGGGGCCGTACACCTCCTTCGACGTGGACGCGATGGTCCCCGACGGCGTCGACCCCGCAGACGTGTCGCTCCCGGCGGCGAGCGCCGACGAGGACGACTTGGACGAGATGATGGCGACGCTCAGACGCGTGCAGGGTCGCCTCCGGGAGGACCCCGGGGTCAACGCCTTCCTCGCGGTGGATCCGGACATCCCGCTCTCGGAGATGGACGCCGCCAGCCAGAGCATCCAGTTCGCCCGCGCCAGCAACGCGACGCTGTTCGTCGTCCCCGGACTCGGGGATAAACTGGGCGTGGGGATGGAGGTCGGGTCGGTGCTGGAAGACCTGGACGGCACCGACCGGCAGCGAGTGCTGTTCGCCCACGAAGAGACGGTCGCCAGCGCGATGATTCGGAGCATCGGCCAGCGATGGGACGCCCGCGTCGTCAGGTACGCCGACGAGGACGAGTTAGTGGACCGTCTCAGGCAGTTCGTCGCCGACCTGATGAACCGCGAGGTGTACGGGGACCTTCCCAGAAAGACGGCCCAGTGA
- a CDS encoding DUF7108 family protein, with amino-acid sequence MTDLPDDAVDEVERLTRLAREAPDEDEETAYREDRAELLGKHHYTCRIREEDTGDVLVCHPAEWVEDGVIRPDRIEDTDRGVEVRLSGPGDADDWDAVEERNRRIVAEVRDEHGEVHGATADALADFMGNHYAKPIAEATPDELAEFREEYFPRNTWPTDEQRSLLEDSVQLAVEKTDGRVPDQ; translated from the coding sequence ATGACTGACCTCCCAGACGACGCGGTCGACGAAGTCGAACGGCTCACCAGACTCGCTCGCGAGGCGCCCGACGAGGACGAAGAAACTGCCTACCGCGAGGACCGCGCCGAACTCCTCGGTAAGCACCACTACACCTGTCGGATTCGCGAAGAGGACACGGGCGACGTGCTCGTCTGTCACCCCGCAGAATGGGTCGAAGACGGCGTCATCCGGCCCGACCGAATCGAGGACACGGACCGCGGCGTCGAGGTCCGCCTGTCCGGCCCGGGCGACGCCGACGACTGGGACGCCGTCGAGGAACGCAACCGACGGATCGTCGCCGAAGTCCGAGACGAACACGGCGAGGTCCACGGGGCGACGGCTGACGCCCTCGCGGATTTCATGGGGAATCACTATGCGAAGCCTATCGCCGAGGCGACGCCGGACGAACTCGCGGAGTTCCGTGAGGAGTACTTTCCGCGGAACACGTGGCCGACCGACGAACAGCGGTCGCTACTGGAAGACTCTGTTCAGTTGGCCGTCGAAAAAACGGATGGTCGAGTACCGGACCAGTAG
- the rnhA gene encoding ribonuclease HI: MPVIECDESVARAQLVDAGVAVESGNTDHERWRADYGGATAVAYEGKVVVQGEDTARLEALLRGDDGGRVHIYFDGASRGNPGPAAVGYVLVDDGGIVTEGNKTIGRATNNQAEYAALVTALEVATEYGFDEAHIRGDSELIVKQVRGEWNTNDPDLREQRVRVRELLTQFDEWHIEHVPREINDRADKLANDALDDD; this comes from the coding sequence ATGCCGGTTATCGAGTGCGACGAGTCCGTCGCCCGAGCGCAGTTAGTCGACGCAGGCGTCGCCGTCGAGAGCGGCAACACCGACCACGAACGCTGGCGCGCCGACTACGGCGGCGCGACGGCCGTCGCCTACGAGGGGAAGGTCGTCGTGCAGGGCGAGGACACCGCGCGCCTCGAAGCCCTGTTGCGGGGCGACGACGGCGGGCGCGTCCACATCTACTTCGACGGGGCCTCTCGCGGGAACCCCGGCCCGGCGGCCGTCGGCTACGTCCTCGTCGACGACGGCGGCATCGTCACCGAGGGGAACAAGACCATCGGCCGCGCGACGAACAATCAAGCGGAGTACGCCGCCCTCGTGACGGCACTGGAAGTCGCCACCGAATACGGTTTCGACGAGGCCCACATCCGGGGCGACTCGGAACTCATCGTCAAGCAGGTCCGCGGCGAGTGGAACACAAACGACCCCGACCTGCGCGAACAGCGCGTGCGGGTCCGCGAACTCCTCACGCAGTTCGACGAGTGGCACATCGAACACGTTCCGCGAGAGATAAACGACCGCGCGGACAAACTCGCGAACGACGCACTCGACGATGACTGA
- a CDS encoding ArsR/SmtB family transcription factor — translation MGIKTPEEGTGPADPADLLPAESVLTFEEYMAMQRAVGNETRFRILYRLKRDGSMSAKELREALDLPGNTLHHHLDTLVDVGLVENRKRKAPDSEGLYSYYRATALGESLLDHGVEELLRREQVFADAYR, via the coding sequence ATGGGCATCAAGACACCGGAGGAGGGGACGGGGCCTGCCGACCCCGCGGACCTCCTGCCAGCGGAGAGCGTCCTCACGTTCGAGGAGTACATGGCGATGCAGCGAGCCGTCGGCAACGAGACGCGATTTCGCATCCTCTATCGGTTGAAACGTGACGGTTCGATGAGCGCCAAGGAACTTCGAGAAGCGCTGGACCTTCCCGGAAACACGCTGCATCACCACCTCGATACGCTGGTCGACGTGGGCCTCGTGGAGAACCGAAAGCGCAAGGCACCCGACAGCGAGGGACTGTACTCCTACTACCGGGCGACGGCCCTCGGCGAGAGCCTGCTGGACCACGGCGTCGAGGAACTGCTACGCCGCGAACAAGTGTTCGCGGACGCCTACCGGTAG
- a CDS encoding alkaline phosphatase family protein codes for MGLFDRLKGDDAPRVAFFGIDGVPYSLIDEHPDVFPNLTDLKREGSGAPIDSIVPPESSACWPSLTTGVNPGETGVYGFQDREVGSYDTYVPMGRDVQATRLWDRVTDAGRDATVLNVPVTFPPQRNVQRMVSGFLSPGVDKAAYPDELRTRLEETNYRIDVNAKLGHDEDKSDFVEDAHETLEKRYETFSHYVQEDDWDLFFGVFMTTDRVNHFLFKHYEQDGEYQQEFLDFYKQVDEYLGNLREQLADDVTMVVASDHGFTSLDHEVHFNEWLEQEGWLEFEDDDHAELGDISEDTKAYSLIPGRFYINLEGREPNGGVPEDEYESVRADLKSKLEALEGPNGEKVADRVVTREDAFRGDHDDIAPDLVVIPNHGFDLKAGFKGSEDVFDVGPRNGMHSFDNATLLVDDADARIADADLYDIAPTILDLMDEEYDRTEFDGSSLV; via the coding sequence ATGGGATTATTCGACCGCCTCAAAGGCGACGACGCGCCGCGCGTGGCGTTTTTCGGCATCGACGGCGTGCCGTACAGCCTCATCGACGAGCACCCTGACGTGTTCCCCAACCTCACCGACCTCAAGCGAGAGGGGAGCGGTGCCCCAATCGACAGCATCGTGCCGCCCGAATCCAGCGCTTGCTGGCCCTCGCTGACCACGGGCGTCAACCCCGGCGAAACCGGCGTCTACGGTTTTCAGGACCGCGAAGTCGGCTCCTACGACACCTACGTCCCGATGGGTCGGGACGTGCAGGCGACGCGCCTCTGGGACCGCGTCACCGACGCGGGTCGTGACGCGACGGTGCTGAACGTCCCCGTCACCTTCCCGCCCCAGCGCAACGTCCAGCGCATGGTCTCCGGGTTCCTCTCGCCCGGCGTCGACAAGGCCGCCTACCCCGACGAACTCCGCACCCGACTCGAGGAGACGAACTACCGCATCGACGTCAACGCCAAACTCGGCCACGACGAGGACAAGTCCGACTTCGTGGAGGACGCCCACGAGACGCTCGAAAAGCGCTACGAGACGTTCTCACACTACGTGCAAGAGGACGACTGGGACCTCTTTTTCGGCGTGTTCATGACCACCGACCGGGTCAATCACTTCCTGTTCAAACACTACGAGCAGGACGGGGAGTACCAGCAGGAGTTCCTCGACTTCTATAAGCAGGTCGACGAGTACCTCGGCAACCTCCGCGAGCAACTCGCCGACGACGTGACGATGGTCGTCGCCTCCGACCACGGCTTCACCTCGCTGGACCACGAGGTCCACTTCAACGAATGGCTCGAACAGGAGGGCTGGCTGGAGTTCGAGGACGACGACCACGCCGAACTCGGCGACATCAGCGAGGACACGAAGGCGTACTCGCTCATCCCCGGCCGCTTCTACATCAACCTGGAGGGCCGCGAACCGAACGGCGGCGTCCCCGAAGACGAGTACGAGTCGGTCCGCGCCGACCTCAAGTCGAAACTCGAAGCCCTCGAAGGGCCGAACGGCGAGAAGGTCGCCGACCGCGTCGTCACCCGCGAAGACGCGTTCCGCGGCGACCACGACGACATCGCGCCGGACCTCGTCGTCATCCCGAACCACGGCTTCGACCTCAAAGCCGGGTTCAAAGGGAGCGAGGACGTGTTCGACGTGGGGCCGCGCAACGGCATGCACTCGTTCGACAACGCGACCCTGCTGGTCGACGACGCCGACGCCCGCATCGCCGACGCCGACCTCTACGACATCGCGCCCACCATCCTCGACCTGATGGACGAGGAGTACGACCGCACCGAGTTCGACGGTAGCAGTCTCGTCTAA
- a CDS encoding DUF5789 family protein has protein sequence MSDDESEEEAPAVELGEGPDVAGAPLARVTARLTWGIEHSTIVDREGETVIRTPDGPQELAAVLEDVDEPYFADRHEFEAAVREAIGTGPVPTDD, from the coding sequence ATGAGCGACGACGAGAGCGAAGAGGAGGCGCCAGCCGTCGAACTCGGCGAGGGACCTGACGTGGCGGGCGCGCCGCTCGCCCGTGTCACGGCACGTCTCACGTGGGGCATCGAACACAGCACCATCGTCGACCGAGAGGGCGAGACGGTCATCCGGACCCCGGACGGCCCGCAGGAACTGGCGGCCGTCCTCGAAGACGTCGACGAACCGTACTTCGCCGACCGCCACGAGTTCGAGGCGGCGGTCCGCGAGGCCATCGGCACCGGCCCGGTCCCGACCGACGACTAA
- a CDS encoding inorganic diphosphatase, whose protein sequence is MTNLWEDLETGPNAPEEIYAVVECLKGERNKYEYDKDIPGVVLDRVLHSNVHYPSDYGFIPQSYYDDEDPFDVLVLVEDQTFPGCVIEARPVALMKMDDDGEQDDKVIAVPTEDPRFDHIEDLDDIPQQQLDEIDEFFETYKNLEAGKEVETLGWEDKQAAMDAIEHAQDLYDEQFN, encoded by the coding sequence ATGACGAACCTCTGGGAAGACCTCGAAACCGGACCGAACGCGCCCGAAGAGATTTACGCCGTCGTCGAGTGCCTCAAGGGCGAGCGCAACAAGTACGAGTACGACAAGGACATCCCCGGCGTCGTCCTCGACCGCGTCCTCCACAGCAACGTTCACTACCCCTCGGACTACGGCTTCATTCCGCAGTCGTACTACGACGACGAGGACCCCTTCGACGTCCTCGTCCTCGTCGAGGACCAGACGTTCCCCGGCTGCGTCATCGAGGCTCGCCCCGTCGCTCTGATGAAGATGGACGACGACGGCGAACAGGACGACAAGGTCATCGCCGTCCCGACGGAGGACCCGCGATTCGACCACATCGAGGACTTAGACGACATCCCCCAGCAGCAACTCGACGAGATCGACGAGTTCTTCGAGACGTACAAGAACCTCGAAGCGGGCAAAGAAGTCGAGACGCTCGGGTGGGAAGACAAGCAGGCCGCGATGGACGCCATCGAGCACGCCCAGGACCTCTACGACGAGCAGTTCAACTAA
- the nreA gene encoding DNA repair protein NreA produces the protein MRLDEFIEGFERDEAAEKRRLAAEKSYAITDHLEDVERQFRETVQGDSLFGSTAPEIFVGRSGYPNVSTGLLSPVDRDAAAEGFATSSEWYDAGLGIEDVLQRRTGMLNSTRQTAVDSVSTGRRGNTGNAYDVWNGFVGVQREVAIADHPVDVEVGLDGTPDLDVQFDDVGTPTGPRAHATGADLAENPHVPRPVEKTLSDDDWQAEGAMTYLYRRGFDVYDINTILSAGALGQASERSLVPTRWSITAVDDTVGQYLRGTTRNSDTIDKPEVWYNEYMGNRYWVLLSPGRWEFELVEMKAPESVWNPRPDTGYYMSSAHEGYEGRTAYVEETAGAYYAARLGVLEHLQERGRQAKCLVLREITDDYWAPVGVWQVREGVRNAFDDEPGVGQSFRETLSAVVDQLPVPMGALRRKSELVAGLQSQLSDF, from the coding sequence ATGCGACTCGACGAGTTCATCGAGGGGTTCGAACGCGACGAGGCCGCCGAGAAGCGACGCCTCGCCGCCGAGAAGTCCTACGCCATCACGGACCACCTCGAAGACGTCGAGCGGCAGTTCCGCGAGACGGTGCAGGGCGACTCGCTGTTCGGGTCGACGGCCCCCGAAATCTTCGTCGGCCGGTCGGGCTATCCGAACGTCTCGACTGGCTTGCTCTCGCCCGTCGACCGGGACGCCGCCGCCGAGGGATTCGCCACGAGCAGCGAGTGGTACGACGCCGGACTGGGTATCGAGGACGTGCTTCAGCGGCGGACCGGGATGCTCAACTCCACGCGACAGACCGCCGTCGACAGCGTCAGCACCGGCCGGCGGGGAAACACCGGCAACGCCTACGACGTGTGGAACGGGTTCGTCGGCGTCCAGCGGGAAGTCGCCATCGCCGACCATCCCGTCGACGTGGAGGTCGGACTCGACGGGACGCCGGACCTGGACGTGCAGTTCGACGACGTTGGGACGCCGACGGGACCGCGCGCCCACGCCACCGGCGCGGACCTCGCGGAGAACCCTCACGTGCCGAGGCCCGTCGAGAAGACGCTCTCGGACGACGACTGGCAGGCCGAGGGCGCGATGACGTACCTCTACCGCCGCGGGTTCGACGTGTACGACATCAACACGATTCTGTCGGCGGGGGCGCTGGGACAGGCCAGCGAGCGGTCGCTCGTACCGACGCGGTGGTCCATCACCGCCGTCGACGACACCGTCGGCCAGTACCTCCGCGGCACGACGCGCAACAGCGACACCATCGACAAACCCGAAGTCTGGTACAACGAGTACATGGGCAACCGCTACTGGGTCCTGCTGTCGCCGGGTCGCTGGGAGTTCGAACTGGTCGAGATGAAAGCGCCGGAGAGCGTCTGGAACCCACGGCCGGACACCGGCTACTACATGTCCAGCGCCCACGAGGGGTACGAAGGCAGAACGGCCTACGTCGAGGAGACCGCTGGCGCGTACTATGCCGCCCGGTTGGGCGTCCTCGAACACCTCCAAGAGCGGGGGCGACAGGCGAAGTGTCTGGTCCTCCGCGAGATTACCGACGACTACTGGGCGCCGGTCGGCGTCTGGCAGGTCCGCGAGGGGGTCCGCAACGCCTTCGACGACGAACCGGGCGTCGGCCAGTCCTTCCGCGAGACGCTGTCTGCCGTCGTTGACCAACTGCCCGTCCCGATGGGCGCGCTCCGTCGGAAGTCCGAACTCGTCGCCGGACTCCAGTCACAGCTCTCGGATTTCTGA